The genomic region ggaaaacacagacagaccgtaggacaacacagacagacaatagGAAAACACAGACAGACCGTAGGAAAACACAGACAGACCATAGGAAAACACAGACGGCATGTCCATAGGAAAAACATTTTATTGAAAAACATTTTCAGTTCTTTAACAGACTGGTGGAATGTGTGTCACTTTCGTTCATTTTGTTTTTGAATGTTTAACCATTTCAATGGCCTGGTCATCTCAAACTGCAAAGGGGAGGGGTTACTGATACAGCCACCTGGAAACCAGGACAGACTAACGAAACCAGGACAGACTAACGAAACCAGGACAGACTAACGAAACCAGGACAGACTAACGAAACCAGGACAGGGAGACAAATGAACAACGCAATCGTAATACTGTGTCACTTACTGAACAggaatcaaataaaaaaaaatataaaaaaaacagaacaacaacaaaaatgaattCAATAAATATTTATGGTACACAGGAATATGCAACAGTTGGTTTGGCAACTTGTTCTCTCGATTGTTTCCAAACCAAATTACCATGGAAACAGTGCAAaagggggagggagtgggaggaggacAAGGGCTTTCCAACGAGCGCTAGCTAAAATacatagcaaaaaaaaaaaaaaaaaaaaattctaattGTATACAAAACATCTTACTTTAAGAGTTGATAAAAACATTGTTTTATTGATCTTGTCAATATATACACAAGCTATTTACCAACAAACATATGCTCTGTTTTACAGGAGAGTGACCCATTTGCTCTTTATTCATGTCCATTTACCTTCCTAATAAGGTGAATAAGGCTTTTGTAACATCCCAGGATCCACAAACAATACAAACATTCATGTATTTACAGTTTCTTACCTACAGAAGAACGGTGCAAAATTACTGAGTCAGGTGACCAAGGGCTGACCAATACGAGCAAGGCATTTTACAGTTAGCCTGAAGTACTTCTCCTAGCCAGCTTACTAACATTCTCTCAACATGGCTGCAACATTTCATCGACATAACAGAGACATAAATATCGACCCCAGCCGTTTTAAAAGAATGTCAGTTGTACGTTAGCTAGGATAAGGACGTCAGATTAGAAGAAACTAAAACGATTGTCATATTCTGTCGCAGTTAGACAGCAACTAAACATCAAATTTGTTTTGTGattcctggtgtgtgtgtttttttctctctctctctctctcactttttcttAAATAACTGTCCGGgtgcatttcattttcaaaatgtttattttttttcttcttcacagTTTACCTTGGAActacagtaaaaaataaatgttaaaataataCTAGAAATCAAAAACTCTAACAGCAGGCTCGTGTGATGTACTTTCCTCCTGTTTGTTGTTGTCCTGTTTGTTGTTACATCTCTCAGTGGTTTAAGAACACTTTCCATAGGAGTAGATTTCTCTCAAttcttaaaaaaataaatagaaattGCATATTTGCAGATTTTGTAGCCTCTTAGAGGCACAAACCCCAGATCATACAAGGCTTGGTGAAATTTGATGTTCTTAATGAACTAATGAGAATGTTGGTTGTGAACAGATACATGATTTGGGAGCGGTATAAGTCACAATCATGTTCTCATTTTCTTAAGTCAATGTTTTCAAATGTGTTGAGTAAAGAGAACAAAATGGCTGTCTTTCGCTGGCCTTGCTCAAaaggaggcacacacacacacacacacacacacacacacacacacacacacacacacacacacacacggtagcaTGGGGAAAGAGGGGCACAGGGTCATCATGAGAATCTTCCCATGGTCCTTTGGGAGATGCTACAGTGAAGGAGTGTGGGATACACTGCTGGTCTGCCTGGTGGTTACACTATTTTGGGTCCAACAACCTCCTCTCCCCTTGGGGCATATGTCCAGGCTGCCCTCCCTATCCCCTTCCCAGGCTCTAGTCCTGTGTCTCTGGGTGGAAATTAATGAAAATATTAACATTGTGGGACATTGTGGGTGAATTAGATCATTAAAACTCTAGCTTGCATAATGTGTACTTTTATACCAGACTAAAGACTACGTCACTGTCTTTCTGACAACACCTCTAATGGGTCTATGATGAATAAATAATGATGTTTTTCCCAGATGGTTTATTTCTTACTCTTTCTGTTTTCAAAATGTCCTCCTTTAAATGTACATCTATTTTTCTaactaaaaaaataataataataataataatagtataaaaacaacaacaacaaggaaATGCTAAAGATGATGTTTGAGAAAAAGTGACAATGAGCTTTGATGTCCCTGTGCTTTTCAAAGTTGTGTAGGATGGCAACGGTTCTTGTTGCCCTTGGGAACAGACTCTATGGAACCTAGAGCTGTTTCAGCTAGCGGCTGGGTTAAACTCCACTTAGACCTCTCTGTTTCAGCTAGCGGCTGGGTTAAACTCCACTTAGACCTCTCTGTTTCAGAAACTCCACTTAGACCTCTCTGTTTCAGCTAGCGGCTGGGTTAAACTCCACTTAGACCTCTCTGTTTCAGCTAGCGGCTGGGTTAAACTCCACTTAGACCTCTCTGTTTCAGCTAGCGGCTGGGTTAAGACCTGTTTCTCTGTTTCAGCTAGCGGCTGGGTTAAACTCCACTTAGACCTCTCTGTTTCAGCTAGCGGCTGGGTTAAACTCCACTTAGACCTCTCTGTTTCAGCTAGCGGCTGGGTTAAACTCCATTTAGACCTCTCTGTTTCAGCTAGCGGCTGGGTTAAACTCCACTTAGACCTGGGCTTCTCTTATCTTTACCTTTCGTCCGTGTAGCTGAAACTGCAGCAGCAAGGCATGGTGGGATTTCTTATTGCCTGTATTTCTGGTTCACCAACACATCTCGGTGTTGTAAAGGCCAATCTATGGAAAGTCAGTCCTTGCTACTATTACAACCATACTGAAAGGGATAcagcttctatctctctctttcaccccctctgCCAgcgcatctctctccctctctgtgatcTGACTGCTTGACTGGGTAGAGGGACAGTGGGGGGTTAAAAGTGCTGCTCTATCATTCATTTAGGTCCTCCACCCTTCCCAGAAGCCACCTGGTGAGCCCTGACCACTCAGAGGGAGTAGAAAGAGCAGCATGTCCCCCGATGCGACGGAACACAAATAAAACCCCTCCACATGGTCTAGCCCTCTCTAAGTcctactctctgctctctcagtgctgggctgcagtgtgtatgtgtgtgtgtgtacgtgtgcgtgtgtgtcctacGCTGCTCTTaatgcgtgtgcgcgtgcgtgtgcgtgtgcgcatgcgtgtgtgtgtatgtgtgtgtgtgtgtgtgtgtgtgtgtgcgtgtgcatgtgtttttcacatgtgtctgtgtgtatttgaaAGTCACGTACACCAGCACGACATGAGCTGCGACAAAACCACGttaccaaaaaaataaaaaataatctgcAAGTTGAACAATACCAGGAATGAACCAACAATAATGAAGCTATAAAAAGGAAtcgtgttttttttcttcttctccaaaACCTTTTTTCAAGTAACCACGGTAATGATTGATGATGCAATGAAGGAAAAGGTGTGGTCGGAACGATGAGGGAATTATGGGTCGTAACGAGCACGAGGGTCTGAACCGTTCACGGTGACTGACAGTGGGTGAGTACGTGGGTGAGTACGTGGGTGCGTGGGTGATAGGTTGGTGTCCGTGTGTCATTCGGGATTGTCCCAGAGTGGATATTTCCACAAAGTGTCTCATGGGCAGAGGGACGAACTGCCATTAGTGACATGAGTTCATGGTCCGccccttctctccttttcctctctccttctccctccattgtctctttccctctctttcccagcAGTAGTCTCTTTTGGGGAGAATCGCAGAGCAGGAACTCCAGGGAGGTTTGGGTCAAACTCCTCTGTTCCTTCTGTgtacccaaaacaaacacgtgtAGGGGGCGGGGGGAGGGggcatctttctgtctctccgtccgtccgtccgtccgtccacaCACAAGCTGctgggagagaagagaagtggataggaggtaccccccccccccccaaaaaaaaaaaaatccccaggAGAGCAGCTTTTCTCTTTCGCGTTCTCGAACGAATCCCAAAAAACACGGAATATTAACCACAAATAGTAACGTTTCTGTAAAAACAACAAGAACaataacagagagatggagaggagggtccAATCCAAAAACGAGCCCTGCCAGGGAGGTTGGAGGTTTAGACCTTGTAGTAGATGTTAGCAGGGCTCTGGGGGGGCATCTCCTGAACGATGTACACCGGGTGGCCGTAGTCCCCGCTCACTTTCTCGTAGTGCGGGCAGAAGACGCTGTCTGCAGTCCTGAGAGGGATGATGATGTCACTGGGCTCCGAGCCGTTGTTGTTGCCCCGTTTGGGCGTGGCCAGCGTGCTGAGGGACAGCGTGGTGCCGTGCTGCGGAGAGTGCTTGCGGTGCCGTCGCCGGTACTTGAGCAGCAGCAGGACCagcatgatgatgatgacgatgaagaTGACGCTGCCCGAGGCGATGCATGCGAACAGGGCCACCTCGGAGCCGATGATGCTAGAGGATTTGCCACCCGTCCCCTGGTCGCCCTCGCCCTCCCTGTACGACGAATCTGAGAGGAGAAACAATGGAAACTGTGAGTGAAAATAATGAATCAAGCCTTTTAATATTCATACagagggaggtgagatggagggagtaGAAGAGGGAGGGGTCATAGTAGGAGGATTAGAGGGTATCCATTCAGCTTCTCtcgatctctctgtgtgtctctccccctctgtgtgtctgtgtgtctgtctgtctgtctgtctgtctgtctgtctgtctgtctgtctgtgtctctctctgtctctctctgtctctctctctctcgccttctttctctcactctatctctctcttcttctttctctctctctctctctctctgtctctccctttctctctccctttctgcagCACCATTCAGTAGCATTTCAATAACAAAACAAACCTATGATGAATACAGACACATTCATTTTCTACTTATTACTAGGTCCACAGGGAAATAGATCGTATTATAAGATGGAAGAAGCAATATTGATTCATAACAACCACTCTGGTATACTTCCAAGACTCAAGGGTAGGTCTGCCCCCCTGCCCCCCAGGATTactgtgtctccctgtctggtTCCACTCCCCTGAGGGCCTAGAGCCACAGCCACGGGGAGTGGGCCCGATGCAGGGACCCTTCCGTTGTGTAACAAAGGGATTATGCCGCCTCAGACACTCTGCTCGTACCACTGATGCCCCTATGCTTCTGCTCTGACCCGAGGAGGAGGTATGGGGTGGAAACAGACAGGCAGAAGATGCTGAGGTCTGCAGAGCGTGGTGCCAGCGAGGATTTAGTGGCGCCCTGGCCGTATGCCGGTCGTCAGAGGCTCGAGGTAACAGGCCTGGCAGCGGTTTATATAGGTTTATATAGGTTTATATAGGTCAGTTTGTTTTCATTCCTCGAATGATATCTTCAAAATACAGTTAATTGCGAAAATTGAGGGTCTGGTTTTCTTTGGAGATTTTAACAGCAATTAATAGCATATAtaagagaagtgtgtgtgtgtgtgtgtgtgtgtgtgtgtgtgtgtgtgtgtgtgtgtgtgtgtgtaattaaccCACACGCGGTGATTTGTCATTTTCAGTGTGATTTCtcttgatctgtgtgtgtgtgtgtgtgtgtgtgtgtgtgtgtgtgtgtgtgtgtgtgtgtgtgtgtgtgtgtgtgtgtgtgtgtgtgtgtgcgtgtgcgtgtgcgtgtgcgtatgcgCTCGCGTGTAGAGAAAAACTGTGTGTCTGTGCTCAAAAAGGCTGTTAAGATTTGATGCGATTGGATCGTTTTCATGAAAACCCAGATATGCCTATCAGTTTTATTTTACTTTCAACCAGGAGAGGAATTGCTGACCTTTACTTCCTGTCcttcaatacacacacagacatactcacacacagacatacacacacacacacacagacatactcacacacagacatacacaaacagacatactcacacacacacacacagacatactctcacacacacagacatactctcacacacacacacagaggcatactctcacacacacagacatactctcacacacacacacacacacacacacagacagacagacacacacacacacacacacacacacacacacacacacacacacacacagacagacagacagacagacagacacacacacacacacacacacacacacacacacacacacacacacacacacacacacacacacacacacacacacacacacacacacacacacacacacacacacacacacacacagacacacacacacacacacacacacacacacacagacacacacacactctcaacctGCCTTTACCGAACTCAGAAAAGAAGACTTCTTGTTTACCTGTCTTCTCCAGCACTTCGTTTGGTTTGTAGGAGTCCTTTCCCACTGTGTCGGGCTGCTTGGGAGGGTATCTGGTGGGGTAGTCTTTGGGTGAGACAGGATCAGAGGCACCTGGAAGACAACCAACAGACATGGAtgattcactgtgtgtgtgtgtgtgtgtgtgtgtgtgtgtgtgtgtgtgtgtgtgtgtgtgtgtgtgtgtgtgtgtgtgtgtgtgtgtgtgtgtgtgtgtgtgtgtgtgtgtgtgtgtgtgtgtgtgtgtgtgtgtgtgtgtgtgtgtgtgtgtgtgtgtgtgtcctacgctGCTCATAATGAAAGCGCAGCACTCCTGATTAATTCCCTGACCTTCAGCAATTCTCAGTGAGCAGCTGCTCCTGTTGTAGATGGCGACCTGGGGGAAAATGACCCCGTTGGGTGGCGAGGCAACTGATTTATGAATAATCACGGTTGTTAAATTATGAGCAGGGACCGGGCGGGCGTCATCACAGAGGACAGATGTGTATATGTTAGGGGAATCCATCTCTTGATCCattacatctgtctctgtctctctctctctctctctgtctctctctccgtctttgtctctctctatctccgtttcgctctctctctctcagtctctctctctctcagtctctctctctctctttctctccgtctctctctctctctccttctctgtctctctctctctgtctctctctatctctgtctctgtccatctctgtctctctgtctttctctccgtctctctctcagtctctgtctttgtctctctgtctctctctctctgtctctctctctgtatctgtatctctgtctctctctgtctctctctctctatgtctctgtctctatgtctctgtctctctctctgtctttgtctctctgtctctctctctgtatctgtctctctctctctctatgtctctgtctctctgtctctgtatctctctctgtctttgtctctctgtctctctctctgtatttgtctctctgtctctctctctgtatctgtctctctgtctctttctctgtctctctctctgcctctctctctctctatgtctctgtctctctgtctctatctgtctctctctctctgtctctctctccgtctctctctccgtctatctctctctgtctatatctctgtctctctctatctctgtctatatctctgtctctctcgtctctgtctctctctctgtctctgtctttgtctctctctctccatttctgtctctatctctctgtctctatctctgtctctgtctctctctctgtctatctctccgtctctctctctctgtctatatctctgtctatatctctgtctctctcgtctctctctctctctccatttctgtctctatctctctgtctctgtctcactcatttcCTCTCCCAATCTCTGTCCTAAGTGTCATGGAGGCTATTGAGCTGAATAATGCAGATAACCTTACAGTGTGTATATGCAAATACAGTATCATACAAAGACCGTATGGTTTATCTGATCCTGACTACACGCTGCTGCTCACAGACACTCACAGGTTTTGAATTAACTGGTAGTAGAAATACTCACTTTGTCCCACTTTCATGATTATCTTCATGGATTTCATCTTGCAAACTCCTCCTTCCTGGTTCTCAAGCCCCTCCATTGTGCCATTAGAGGTTgctgaaggggagggagagagagagagagagggagagagagagagaaacaaacaaggTTAGCAGTAGCCACAAAGCTAACACATCATTGCAAACATCCAAATAACACAGTACCGTGGCCATAGGTCCAGTAAGTATGTCTGGgctgaccagacagtacatatgtccagtaagtatgtcttgggctgaccagacagtacatatgtccattAAGTATGTCTTGGGatgaccagacagtacatatgtccagtaagtatgtcttgggcagaccagacagtacatatgtccagtaagtatgtctgggctgaccagacagtacatatgtccagtaagtatgtcttgggcagaccagacagtacatatgtccagtaagtatgtctgggctcaccagacagtacatatgtccagtaagtatgtcttgggctcaccagacagtacatatgtccagtaagtatgtcttgggctgaccagacagtacatatgtccattaagtatgtcttgggctgaccagacagtacatatgtccagtaagtatgtcttgggctgaccagacagtacatatgtccattaagtatgtcttgggctgaccagacagtacatatgtccagtaagtatgtcttgggctaagtaccagacagtacatatgtccagtaagtatgtctgggctgaccagacagtacatatgtccagtaagtatgtcttgggctgaccagacagtacatatgtccagtaagtatgtcttgggctgaccagacagtacatatgtccagtaagtatgtcttgggctgaccagacagtacatatgtccagtaagtatgtcttgggctcaccagacagtacatatgtccagtaagtCCATGTCTGGGCtcaccagacagtacatatgtccagtaagtatgtcttgggctgaccagacagtacatatgtccagtaagtatgtcttgggctgaccagacagtacatatgtccagtaagtatgtcttgggctgaccagacagtacatatgtccattaagtatgtcttgggctcaccagacagtacatatgtccagtaagtatgtcttgggctgaccagacagtacatatgtccattAAGTATGTCTTGGGatgaccagacagtacatatgtccagtaagtatgtcttgggctgaccagacagtacatatgtccagtaagtatgtctgggctcaccagacagtacatatgtccagtaagtatgtcttgggctgaccagacagtacatatgtccagtaagtatgtcttgggctgaccagacagtacatatgtccagtaagtatgtcttgggctgaccagacagtacatatgtccagtaagtatgtctgggctcaccagacagtacatatgtccagtaagtatgtcttgggctgaccagacagtacatatgtccagtaagtatgtcttgggctgaccagacagtacatatgtccagtaagtatgtcttgggctgaccagacagtacatatgtccagtaagtatgtcttgggctgaccagacagtacatatgtccagtaagtatgtcttgggctgaccagacagtacatatgtccagtaagtatgtcttgggctgaccagacagtacatatgtccagtaagtatgtcttgggctgaccagacagtacatatgtccagtaagtatgtcttgggctgaccagacagtacatatgtccagtaagtatgtctGGGCTcaaccagacagtacatatgtccagtaagtatgtcttgggctgaccagacagtacatatgtccattaagtatgtcttgggctgaccagacagtacatatgtccagtaagtatgtcttgggctgaccagacagtacatatgtccataagataaacagacagtacatatggtaagtatgtcttgggctgaccagagtcatatgtccagtaagtatgtcttgggctaccagacagtacatatgtccagtaagtatAGACCAGACAGGatatgtccagtaagtatgtcttgggctgaccagacagtacatatgtccattAAGATTTTGGCCACTTGGGCTCACCAGACAGTACTCAGTAAGTATGGgcaccagacagtacatatgtccagtaagtatgtcttgggctgaccagacagtacatatgtccagtaagtatgtcttgggctgaccagacagtacacacagtaagTATGTTACCAGACAGTACATGTCCTTAACTACTACCAGACAGTACATACACTTGGGCTCCCAAGTACATATGTCCATTAAGTATGTCTTGGgctgaccagacagtacatatgtccagtaagtatgtctGGGCTCACCAGACAGTACACACATGTCTTGGgcaccagacagtacatatgtccattaagtatgtcttgggcaccagacagtacatatgtccagtaagtatgtcaaaccagacagtacatatgtccagtaagtatgtctGGGCTACCAGACAGTAAAGAatgtccagtaagtatgtcttGGTCTGACCAGAAAGTCATATGTCCATTAAGTATGTCTTGGGCtcaccagacagtacatatgtccaggGAAGGAAAATACATATGTCAGTAAGTATGTCTTGGCTGACCAGGTACATATGTCCAAAGATGTCTTTCACCAGACGTAAatatgtccagtaagtatgtcttgggctcaccagacagtacatatgtccagtaagtatgtttaccagacagtacatatgtccagtaagtatgtcttgggctcaccagacagtacatatgtccagtaagtatgtcttGGGCTGACCACTAAACACAGTAAGTATGTCTTGGGCTgaccagacagtagacagtatgtatttgggagacagacaggtccagttgtatgtcttgggctgaccagacagtacatatgtccatGTGATGTCTTaagaccagacagtacatatgtccagtaagtaCTTGGGCTGACCAGACTAAACAGATGCTGGggaccagacagtacatatgtccagtaagtaACTTGGGCTGAaagacagtacatatgtccagtaagtatgtcttgggctgaccagacagtacatatgtccagtaagtatgtcttgggctgaccagacagtacatatgtccagtaagtaGTCTTGGGCTGACCAGAGTACATATGTCccaccagacagtacatatgttaAGTACTGCTGATCTATGGCACTAGCCACTGCATGTATGTCTTGGGCTCACCAGACCATCCTGGTTAAGTATTCTGGGCtcaccagacagtacatatgtccagtaagtatgtctgggctccagacagtacatatgtcccTCCATGTCTTGGGCTGGACAGTATTCTCTCCCCATGTCTTGGGCTGACCATCTTGGTTCTATGTCTGGGCtcccagacagtacatatgtccatgtcttgggctgaccagacagtcatatgtccagtaagtatgtcttgggctgaccagacagtacatatgtccatCCTGGTTCTagtacatatgtccagtaagtatgtctgggctcaccagacagtacatatgtccagtaagtatgtcttgggctgaccagacagtacatatgtccagtaagtatgtctgggccaccagacagtacatatgtcagTAATATGTCTTGGGCTGACCAGACAGTCCAGTAAGTATGTCTTGGGCTCACCAGACcatatgtccagtaagtatgtTGGGCtcaccagacagtacatatgtccagtaagtatgtctgggctcaccagacagtacatatggtaagtatgtcttgggctgaccagacagtacatatgtccagtaagtatgtcttgggctcaccagacagtacatatgtccatGTCTCTCCATCAGTACTATGTTCTATTCTTGGGCTCCCAGACAGTACATATCCAT from Oncorhynchus masou masou isolate Uvic2021 chromosome 29, UVic_Omas_1.1, whole genome shotgun sequence harbors:
- the LOC135518938 gene encoding ephrin-B2a-like, with amino-acid sequence MGDSMWRYYVGVLFIACKVILTRAIIMDAIYWNTTNTKFVPGQGLVLYPQIGDKLDIVCPRVDGVADGVEYYKIHMVPREQLESCTITKADTPLLNCVKPDQDVKFTLKFQEFSPNLWGLEFFRGQDYYIISTSNGTMEGLENQEGGVCKMKSMKIIMKVGQSASDPVSPKDYPTRYPPKQPDTVGKDSYKPNEVLEKTDSSYREGEGDQGTGGKSSSIIGSEVALFACIASGSVIFIVIIIMLVLLLLKYRRRHRKHSPQHGTTLSLSTLATPKRGNNNGSEPSDIIIPLRTADSVFCPHYEKVSGDYGHPVYIVQEMPPQSPANIYYKV